The DNA window ACCGCTCGTGTTGTGCGGCTCCGCGGAGGCGTTCAGCTCCTGCAACAGTTTGAGAAGCTGTCGGTCGGGTTGCTGGTCGAGTACCGGCGCCGGATGGCCGTCGAGGACGGAGTGGTTCTGGGGATCCCCGAATTTCTGCCGGGAGAGACCCGAAACACTATTTCGATGACCCTGCAGTTCTTCCATTAGCGACGACGCACAATCAGTGTCCTCAACACAGCCACATTTCCCTGTATGAAAATACGCCGTTGTTGTCTGGCTGTACTCTCGCTCCTACTGCTCGCCTGCGGCGATACTCTTGAAGAGTCACAGGAACGCAGCCAGGCTGCTGCTGACTCAGCCCGTCAGACGTTGGACGCGGCCGATGACCAGGAACAAGACGTTCTCATCACGGCGGATTCGATGAGGGGCTTCTCGCAGGAGGTCTTCAATAAATGGAAAAAGGAAGAGGAGGCGGCGTTCTCTCATCTTGTTCGCGTCACGAGTCTAGATAGCCTCAAACAGTACGTTGAGGTTCAGTGGAAGGGGGACAAAGAGCCGCCTCCCAGTGCTGTGTTCGACGGGCGCAAGTATTACGTCGATCCGGACAAGAAGGGCTTTTTCGTACAGGTGCACACGGTCGAAGATGCTCCTTGATGGGCCACTATCTACCGGAGGGCTTCGGCCGTACCCGATCGGGCACAGATGTCCCGGCGCGGAACGACATTCCCTTCTAGTCACGGGCAATCGATGATGAACAAGTACAACTGATGCGCGACGGTCTACTTCTGGGGGGTACGCTACTGGTCCTGATCGCGGTTGTGATCTGGGATTTCCGTTCGTCTCCCGATCTCAGTGATCCCGAGTCGCTTCGGAAGGTGTACACCTCCGATCCGTCCGACTGGCCCGAGCCCACGGTCGAGGACTCCATCCAGTGGAAGGCGTTGGGGGCTCTTCCCGACTCCCCGTACCGGAACGTCGACAGCTTGGAGAGCCTGACGACCCTCGGGAAGAAGCTCTTTTTCGACCCGCGCCTCTCCTCGTCCAACCAGATCAGCTGTTCGTCGTGTCACGATCCGGCCCGGGGGTGGTCCAACGCGCGGCCCACGGCGGTGGGGCACGACCACCAAACTGGCAAGCGCAACGTCCCCAGTCTGCTTAACATCTGGGCGATGGATCCGCTTTTCTGGGACGGGCGCGAGGACAGCCTGGCTGCCCAATACATCCACGCCGTTTCGGATTCGATCGAGATGAACCAGGACCCGGACGCGCTCCCCGGCAAGCTGGCGGCAATTCCGGGCTACAATGCACTGTTTGCCCGGGCGTTTGCGGACTCGTCGGTCACGCTCGGGCGCATCGGGCGGGCCCTCGCGCAGTTCCAGCGGACCATCGTGAGTCGGGAGAGCGACTTCGACCGGTTCGTTCAAGGAGAGGAGCAGGCGCTTTCGGACGAGGCCCTGCGAGGCCTGCACCTGTTCCGGACGAAGGCCCGTTGTATGAACTGTCATCACGGCCGCCGTTTTACGGACCAGAAATTCCACAACCTCGGTCTTCACTACTACGGACGGAAGCGAGAAGACCTCGGGCGGTATAACGTGACCGGCGATCCGGATGACATGGGGAAATTCCGCACGCCGTCGTTGCGGGACGTCGCCTACACCGGGCCGTGGTTTCACAACGGGCTCGTCAACGACTTGGAGCACGCCATCAACATGTACGAGCACGGCATGGCGCGCCCTGAGCCCCGGCCCGGTATGGAGGACGATCCCCACTATCCGGTGACCTCTCCCCTTCTAAAAGAACTCGACTTGACGAGGGCGGAAACGGACGCCCTCGTCGCCTTTCTCCACTCCATCTCCGAGCGGCCCCGTCGCGTGCGGCGCCCTGAACTCCCCCAGTAGGCAGTCAGTGCCCCGGACATCCTGGGCTGTGCCCGTGAGGCATCTCGTGGGCCGGGACCGGGTGGGTCGAGCGGAAAACGGGTGCTGATCCGTTCAGTCGGATGCTGGCGGCCACGGCCATGAGGGCCGGTTCCCGGCCGGGAGCGCAACGTCTCGTTTTGAGAGCGGGACCGGTCGGCGGCGCCCCTCGAAGGCCCAGACACGACCAGGCCGATTCGGAGTGGGGACGTGAGGGCCACCGCTTGTTGGTTTGTCTCCGGTCTGGTTACCTTCAAATCGGAAAACAAAACACGGCGTCTCGTGTCTGCCACACACAATTCTCGTCCCTCAATGTCGCGTGTCCGCTCGTGGATACTGGTTGTCGGGGTCCTCGTGGGGGCCGTAGGGGGCTGCGCAGAGCCCCAAGATGGGAGGGGCCCCGCGACGGCCGACTCCATTGCCGCCACGGCCCCGGGGACGGACGTGGTGGGGGCGCCGCTCGACGCATCCGGGGACACGCTCCGCATGGGCAGGCCGACGCCCGTCACCACGCGGCCCGGCTACGACAACCAGCCGGCCTTTCTGCCTGACGGAAGTGGGCTCGTGTGGACGGCCATCCACGACGGACAGGCGGACGTGTACCGCAAGATTGAAGACGAAGGAGGGCCCGCGCCGGTGACCGACACCCCCGAGAGCGAGTTTTCACCCACGCCCCGGCCCGGCGGCGCCCTGACGCTCGTCCGCGTCGAGGCCGACGGGCGGCAGCGCCTCTGGCGGTATCGGGCCGACGGCACCCCGGACGCTCCCGTTCTGCCCGACGCCGACTCGGTGGGCTACCACGCCTGGCTCGACAGCAGCCGCGTGGCGCTGTTCGTCCTCGGCGCCCCGCCGACGCTCCACGTAGCCAACGTGAAGAGCGGCACCGATACGGTCGTGGCCCGCCGCATCGGCCGCTCGCTCCAGTCGGTGCCCGGGCGGGCGGACGTGAGCTTCGTCCAGGTGGGGCCCGACTCGTCGGTTGCGATTCACCGGCTCGACGGCGCCTCCCTCACCACGCGTCGGCTGACGGAGGCGCCCACGAATGCCCCGACCGGCGACCACGCCTGGACGCCGGGTGGACACCTCCTGATGACGACCGAAGACTCGCTCGTGGCATGGCGCCGCGGCAGGGCAGACTGGCGCCCGGTGGCTGCGCTGGACACGATGGACGTTTCGCGTCTCGCCGTGTCGCCGTCCGGCGACCGGCTGGCGATGGTCGCCGCAGAGTAGGGAGGCGGGGCGCGGGGCCGACGAGAGGTTCGATCCGGGCCGAGTGTGCCCGACGCGGCCAACGGCGCTCCCGGAGCCCGGCGGCACTGGGGCTGGACGGCCCCCCCCTCACCGTCCACGTGCGCACTTCGCGGCAGACCCGGCCCAGAGGGCCGACAGGTCAGGGCGCAACTCCATCTGGAGTCAGCCGTAGAGGCGACCTGACACGCACGCCGCTTCCATCACCAGAAGACCCCGCGTCCATGCGAAGCAAAGGCGCCATCACCCTCGTCGTCCTCGTGGTCGTCCTCGGCTTCGTCGGCTGCGGGGCCACGAGCTCGTACAACAGCCTCGTCCAGAGCGACGAGCAGGTGCGGGAGGCGTGGTCCAACCTGCAGGCGACCTACCAGCGGCGGGCCGACCTCATCCCCAACCTCGTGGAGACGGTGCAGGGCGCCGCCGATTTTGAGCAGGAGACGCTGCAGTCGGTGACGGAGGCGCGGGCGAAGGCCACCTCCGTCCAGGTCAGCGCCGAGGACCTCGACAACCCCCAGCGGCTCCGGCAATTCCAGGAGGCCCAGTCGGCCCTCGGCAAATCGCTCGGGCGGCTGCTGGCCGTCTCCGAGAACTACCCGAAGCTGCAGGCCACGCAGAGCTTTAGCGACCTGCAGGCCCAGCTGGAGGGCACGGAGAACCGCATCACGGTGGCGCGGCGCGACTACAACAGCACCGTGCGCCGGTACAACACGCAGGTGCGCTCCTTCCCGACCGTGGTGTTTGCGAGCCTCATGGGCTTTAAGCCGAAAACGCCGTTCGAGGCGGAGGCGGGGGCCGAGGAGGCGCCGGACGTGGACTTCGGCAGCGATTCGTAGCGCGTGAGGCCTGAAGGGCGCCCAATCGGCATTTGCACCCCGTCTCGATTCCAAACCGAATGCAGCGTTCCGCCGTGCTTTCGCGTTTCCGCTCCGTCCTGCTGCTCGGCGCCGCGCTGAGCCTCTTCGCGGCGGCCCTTGCGCCGACGGCCGCGGCCCAGCGCTACGACTTTCCGCCGAAGCCGAGCGGGCCGGTGCTGGACCAGGGCAGTATGCTCTCCGGCGGGGAGGAGCGGGCGCTGGCCCGCAAGCTGGCGGCGTACGAGGACACCTCGTCGACCGCCGTGGTGGTGGTAACCCTCTCCTCCCTCGACGGCGCGCCCGTGGACGACTACGCCATCTCGCTGGGGCGCGACTGGGGCGTGGGGCAGGAGGGGAAGGACAACGGCGTGGTGGTGCTCGTCTCGAAGAACGACCGCAAGATGTTCATCGCCACGGGCTACGGCGTGGAGGGGGCCCTCCCGGATGCCATCGCCAACCGGATTGTGGAGCGCGTCATCACCCCCGCGTTCCGGAACGGGGACTTCTACGCCGGGCTCGATCGGGGCACCGACGCCATCATCCGGGCCACCGCAGGGGAGTACACCGCCACGGAGGAGGCCGTTGCGTCGTCCTCCGACGACGGCGGGGTCTCGACGACGCTCATCTACATCTTCCTGATCTTTGCCTACTTCATTGGCAGCTCGCTCTGGCGCGGGGGCGGGGGCAACAAGAAAGGAGCGAAGACGTCGACCCGCCGCCGCGGCGACCTGCCGATCTTCATCTGGGGCGGCGGGGGCTCGCACGGCGGAGGCGGCTTCGGAGGGGGCGGCGGCGTTGGCGGCGGGGGCGGCTTCGGCGGCTTTGGGGGCGGGAGCTTTGGCGGGGGCGGCGCTGGGGGATCGTGGTGAGGCGTGAACCGTGATCCGTGACCCCTTTCCCTCACGCATCACTCTTCACGCCCCACTCTTCACGCATCACGCCGTCCCTCCACCTGCCCGTCCGGTTGGGAAACGCTACATTCGACACACGCCACCGCACAGCTTTGACCATGAGTGCCGACCGCCTGGAGCAACTGAAAACCTTCCACGAGGAAGACCCCGAGGACCCGTTTACGCGGTACGCCCTCGCGCAGGAGCACCTGAAACACGACAACGCCTCGCGGGCCCTCGCCCTGTTTGAGGAGCTCGTGGAGACGGACCCCGACTACGTGGGCACGTACTACCACCTCGGCAAGCTCTACGAGCGCCTCGACCGCACCGACGATGCGATCGACACGTACGCGCAGGGCATCGAGGTGGCCCGCGAGGAGGGCACCCAGAAAGACCTGTCGGAGCTCCAGGACGCGAAGCTGAAGGCCGAAGGCGTTGGCTTTGACTGACCGTCCCGCCCGCCGATGCGCAGCGCTGTTCTCATGTTGGGCGTTCTGCTGACCCTGGCCGGCACGGCGCCGGCCGGCCACGCCCAGGCCCCGTCCGACTCGACCTACACGGTCCGGTCCGGCGACACGCTGTACAGCATCGCCCAGCAAGCGGGCGTGTCGGTGGCGGCCCTGCAGCGATGGAATGACCTGGAGGGCACGGCGCTACAGATTGGGCAGACGCTCCGCCTCCGGCCGCCCCGACCCGAGGACAGAACAGAAGCATCCGTCGACACGACCGAGGCCCGGCCGGATTCCACCGCCGCGGACTCGCCTCTCCCAGACACTGCCGTTTCCGATACTGCCGTTTCCGACACCGTCGTCTCGGACACCACCGTCTCGGACACGGTGGCTGTGGGCACGTCCGATCCAGACAGCCCCGCGGTGGACTCCGTGACGGCCCCGCCGGTGTACGGGCGGCACGTGGCGGCGGACGGCGACTCGTTCGTGACCCTCGCGCTTCGCCTCGGCACCACGGCGGACACGCTTTCCGCCCTGAACGACCGCACGGCGGCCCCCCTCGCGGCGGGAGAGACGCTCCGCCTTCCCAAGCGGTTCGCGCCGCCGGCCCACGTGGTGGCGTCCGGGGAGACCCTCTACAGCATTGCGGGAGAGTATGGGGTGAGCGCCCGGGCCCTCCGGACGGCCAACGGCCTCGACACGACCGCGCTGGAGCCGGGGCGACGCCTTCGCCTGCCGGGCCGGGAGGCCCCCGAAGTGCCGCCCCCCGGCGACTGGGCCGCGCCCGACTCGACGGGGGCCGTCGCCGTCTACCCGGACGCGTTCGCCGGGCGCCTCACGGCCAGCGGCACGCCGTACGATCCCGACGCCCTCGTGGTGAGTCATCCGTCGCTCCCGTACAACTCCGTCGTGCTCCTCTCCCGCCCGGACGTAGGCCGCCACACCTTTGCCCGCGTCCTCGACCGGGGGCCGATTGAGGCGGGGACGCTGCTCGACGTGTCGGCGGCCGTGGCGGACCGGCTCGGCCTCGATGCCGACGCGACGCCGACCGTAGAGCTGCGGACGGTGTGGATCGGGGACCAGAAGTAACAGAGAGAAGGGCCGACGCGTCCGTCCTGCACAGGGAGTGAGGGGAAATGCCGGGTCGGAGGACGTATTGCGCAGGGCGTATTGTGGAGTGCGGAAATCAGCAATCAGTATCGCCCTACGCAATACGAAATACGGATATCTCTCACCACACTCGGTCCCCATGCCCTCCTGGCACGCATATCACCGAGCCACCCGCTCGGCCACATACGGCTTCCTCAGCGCCCTGCCGCTCTTTGTGCTCTACGAGACGATGATTGTGCTCGTGAACCTCGACGCCACGCGGCCGGTGCGGGTGGAGGCGGGCGTGTGGATCAAGGAGCTGCTCATGATGACCGGGGCGTCCGGCGGGCTGGGCCTCGCGTTGCTCGTGGCGGGGGGCGGTGGGGCCGCCTACCTGCTGGATCGGCACCGCGACATTCCGCTGCGGTCGCGCTACTTTGTCGGGCTTGTGGGCGAGAGCGCGGCGTACGCGGTCGGCGTGGCCCTCGTCGTCTCGTCGGCCGTCGGGGCCCTCTTCGCCGCGATCCCGCCCGCCGACGGGGCGCTCTGGACGCAGTTGGCCCTCTCCATCGGCGCGGGCCTCTACGAAGAGCTGGTCTTCCGGGTGCTGCTCGTGGGGGGGCTCTTCCTCCTTTTTCGGGCCCTGATGGAGACATCGACCCGGGTGTACCTGGTGGCGGCCCTTCTCGGGGCGGCGCTCTTCAGCGGGGCGCACTACGTAGGTCCCCTGGGCGACCCATTTGCGCTGCCGTCGTTTGTCTTTCGGTTCCTCTTCGGCCTAGCCCTCAACGCCCTCTTCCTCGCCCGTGGCTTCGGCGTCGCCGCCTGGACCCACGCGCTCTACGACGTGATGGTGGTGATGGGGATGCTTGGGTAGTGCGCATTTCGTGGTGCGTATTGCGTGATCAATGACGAAACCGCTCCGCGATACGAAACACGCAATACGCATTACAAGAACGTCTGACATCCCGGCAGGGGTGAGGACCGCGGCACGGCCCTTGTGCATACAAAACGACGGCGTTCACCACACTACAAATGCTCCCATAGCGATCCAGATCTAGTATGAACACCTTCCGCACCACCGCGCTCATGGCGGTCATGATTGTGCTCTTTGCCCTCATCGGGCAGGCACTCGGGGGCACGGGCGGCATGCTGCTCGCCTTCCTGATTGCCGTGGGCATGAACGGCGTGAGCTACTGGTACAGCAGCTCCATCGTGCTCCGCATGTACGGGGCCGAAGAGGTGAGCCGCGCCGAGGCGCCGGAGCTGCACGACCTCGTGGATCGCCTGCGACGGCGGGCCGACCTGCCGATGCCGAAGGTCTGCATCATCCCGCAGGACCAGCCCAACGCCTTCGCTACCGGCCGCAACCCCGACAACGCCGTGGTGGCGGTAACGAAGGGCATCATGGACGTGCTCGACCGCGACGAACTGGCGGGCGTGATTGCCCACGAGCTGGCCCACATCAAGAACCGCGACATGCTGACGTCCACCGTCGCCGCGACGCTGGCCGGGGCGATTACGATGCTGTCCCGGTTCGCCCTCTTCTTCGGCGGCCGCGACAACAATTTCCTCGTGTCGCTCCTCATGATGATCCTCGCCCCGATGGCGGCGATGCTCATCCAGTCGGCGATCTCTCGCAGCCGCGAGTACGCCGCCGACCGAGAGGGGGCCGAGATCGCGAAAAATCCCCTCGGCCTCGCCAGTGCCCTGCGCAGCATGGAGCGGGCCGCGGAGCACCGGCCCATGCCGGCCAATCAGACGACCTCGCACATGTTCATCGTGAACCCCTTCAGCGGCGGCCTGAGTGGCATCAAGCGGCTCTTCTCCACCCACCCGCCCACGGAGGAGCGCATCGCCCGCCTCGAAGAAATGGCCGGTCGCGCCCAGTGAACCCATGATCCAGAACCGACTCGCCGTGTTTGGGGGCGGGCTCTTCGCGTTCTTCCTGGCCGCGGGCGCCCTGCTCCTGTATCTCTTTGGCACAGACACGTACACCGTCGACGGCCGCGTGGCCGGCATCCAGAACGAGGGGCGCACCCTCGTGGTGGAGCACGAGAAGATTCCCGGGTACATGCCGCCGATGATCATGCCCCTGCCGGTGGCGGACTCCAGCATGACCGCCCCGCTGGAAAAGGGGGATGCGGTCCAGTTTCGGCTCGCCGTCGGCGACAGTGCGAGCATCATCGCCCTCCGGACCCTCCCGGACACGGCGGTGGCCCGGAATCCGGCCCGCACGACCACGCCGATCAAGTCGGCCGCCGACGGGGGGACGCAGATGCTTCAGCAAGGGGACCGCGTCCCGGCGGGCCTCACGCTCACGAACCAGGCCGGCGAGTCCTTCCGGATCGGCGACTACCGCGGGCAGACGCTCGTCCTGACCTTCATCTATACCCGCTGCCCGCTGCCGACCTACTGCCCCCTCATGTCGAAGCAGTTTGCCGCCCTGCAGCCGCAGCTCCGCGAGCGGTACGGGGAGGAGGCCCAGCTGTTGTCGATCAGCTTCGACCCGGCCTACGACACGCCGCAGGTGCTCCGCGAGTACGCGTCGAAGTACACGGATCGGCTCGACACCTGGACCTTTGCCACCGGCGATTCGAGCCAGGTCGAACGGGCCACCGGCCTCTTCGGCGTGCATGCCCAGAAAACGGGCAGTGAGGAGATCACCCACAACCTCACGACGGCCCTGATTGGGTCGGAGGGGCACGTGCGGCGCCTCTGGCGCGGCAACGACTGGACGCCAGAGGACGTGCGGCAGGCCGTCGCGCAGGTGGCCGAGGCGTCCTGATCAGCCTCCGGACGCGCCGATCCAGTCCTCATCGGGCGAGACGCACCGAGACGCACTGAGGCGTCCCCACGAAACTCCCTCTTCAGTTCTACTTATGAACAAGTGCTCATGTGATCATAAACAGACAAACGGATTGAAGTGGTGGCCGCAACTAGAATCGTCGGTAGCGGCTCAACAAGTAGTGAGTCTTTCTGTTTGAACTGCGTCGCGTCTGGCCCACCAGCCTGGTCTATCCGATGATCAAAGAGACTTACGAGTGTAGAGAGTGTGGCTCCTCGAACATCGTCAAAAACGGACACAGCGCTAGCGGCTCTCAGCAGTATCACTGCAAGGACTGTGGAGCGCACAAGGTTCTCGATCCAGAGCCGCGAGGCTACTCCGAGGAGGAGAAAGAGAAAATCCTCCGTGCTTACCGCGAGCGCGGGTCAAAGCGGGCAATCAGCCGGATATTCGGCATCAGCCGCAATACATTGACCCGGTGGCTCAAAAAAAGGGACGAGAATCCGATTCAGTAGCCGAAGGGCTCCGGCCTGCTGAGGAAGGCGATGTCCTTGAACTCGATGAATGCTGGACGTATGTCCGAGAGCGGGCGAATAAACGGTGGCTGTGGGTTGCTCTGTGCCGGAGAACCCGGCAGGTCGTGGCATTTGTGATCGGAGACCGTTCGGCCAGAACCTGTGCTCGGCTCTGGAGCCGGATTCCGGAGGAATACCGTCAGGGCAGAAGCTTCAGCGACTTCTGGAAGTCCTATCGCCCAGTGTTTGCGGGCGACCCCAGCCACCGGCAGGTCGGAAAGTCCAGTGGTGAGATGGCCCACGTGGAAAGATTCTTCGGGCGACTGCGCCAGAAGCTGGCCCGGTATGTCCGCCGGACGCGAGCGGCCTCCGAGTCAGAACGGATGCTCCATCTGACGACGAAACTGTTCGTGGAGTGGTACAACGAAGCCATCACTTAACATCTATCCGCTACCGAATCGTCTTCTGGGTGGCGCTCGTCGCCGCAGCCGGACTGGGCGTGACGCTCATTGCTACCCTCGGGGTCAAAACCATCTCCATCTGGCCGCCGCCGGGGCGCCAGGCGTGGCAGTATCGGCTCGTGTGGACACTCTTCGCTGTGGCCTGCGTCGGCTTTCTTGTCGTGGGCGGAATCGACGCCGGGAGTCTGGGGCTTGCCCGATGGGTGGGCGAGGCCGGAACGATCATCCTCGGCAGCATGCTCGTCGTGGGGGGCACCGCGTTGGCCAGCTACGCGATGGGGCGACTGGGGCTGCGTGGGTGCCTCGGGCTAAACGCGGAGCTCGTCACGGACGGGCCATTCGCCGTGAGCCGAAATCCCGGCTACGTAGGGGACCTCATTCTAATCGCTGGATACGTGCTCCTCACCGACTCGGGCCTGGCAGGCATCGTGGGGGGGATTGGAGCCGTCTGGTTTCTCCTGGCGCCGTTGGCCGAAGAGCCATGGCTGGAGGAGCAGTACGGGGAGTCCTATCGACGTTACCGGCAGCGGTGTCCTCGTTTTCTCGGGGGAGCGTCGGTTCGACTGCTCTCCTCGGAAACAGCCTGATAAGGCCGCTTCGCTCATCAATTCGTGCACAGTCCGTCCTCATCCGCCGTGGCCGAACAGGTTCAACTCGATCTCCCCGTCGTACTCCCACGCGTCCCCGACGCGACGGACGCGTGCGTCGGTCGCCTCACGGACCGCCTCCGTGGGCAGCCGGGCGTAAGCAGGGCCCACGTGGTCCCCGCCACGAACGGCGCCCCGGACCGCCTCTGCGTGCACTACGACCCCGATACGATTGCGCGCTCTCGCATCCGGCGGCGCGTGCGGAGTGTCGGCGCGGACCTGACCGACCGGTACGGGCACCTCTCCTGGGCCGTTGAGGGAATCTCACGTCCCCGGCGCGCCCGGACCATCGCCAAGCGGCTGCGCCAAATCAATGGCGTGGTGGAGGCGGAGGCGCGTGCCGCCGAGCAGGTCCGCGTAGAGTACGACCGGTCGTCGACGAGTGCGGAGGAGATCCGCGACGTGCTCCGGTCGATGAACGTGCGGCCGCAGGGCGATCGGCTGGCGGCGCAGGGGCTGGCGGCAGAGGCCGGCCGTGGAGACCGCGAGGAAGAACACGACCACGACCATGGTGGGATCTTCGGCGAGAAGACGGAACTGATCGTTGCCGTCGCGGCCGGCGTGTGCGTGGCCCTGGGCGTTGGGCTCTCCGTCGTGGGCGGCACGCCCGGATGGGTCCCCTGGGGACTGTATGTCGGAGCCTACGCCCTTGGCGGGTACCACACCGTGCGGGAGGCGGTCGAGACGCTCCGGGCCGGCGAGTTTGAAGTAGATTTCCTCATGCTGGTGGCCGCGGGGGGAGCGGCGGTGCTCGGGAAATGGCTGGAGGGGGCGTTTCTGCTGTTTCTCTTCTCCCTCGGCCACGCGCTGGAGCACTACGCGATGCGCCGCGCCCGCCGGGCCATCGAGTCGCTCGCCGACCTGGCCCCAGACACCGCGCTCGTCCGCCGCGACGGAGAAGAACGAGAGGTTTCCGTCGATCAGCTGCGGGTGGGAGACACAGTCATCGTGAAGCCGAACGAGCGCATTCCGGCGGACGGATTCGTTACCCAGGGCGAGAGCGCCGTCAACCAGGCCCCGGTGACTGGCGAGAGCGTGCCGGTGGACAAGACACCCGTTGAAACCCCGGCGGCCGTGCGGGACCCGACGACCCTAGACGCGGCCCACCGCGTTTACGCCGGCACGATCAACGGGAGCGGCGTGCTGGAGGTACGCGTCACGAAGCGGGCGGGCGAGTCGACCCTTTCACGAGTCGTACAGATGGTCACGGAGGCGGAAGCCGAGAAGTCCCCGACCGAACGCTTCACCGACCGGTTTGAGCGGGTCTTCGTGCCGGCCGTCCTCGGGCTGGTGGGGCTTCTTCTCTTTGCCTGGGTGCCCCTCGGCGAGCCCGTTGCCGACAGCTTCTACCGCGCCATGGCTGTGCTCGTGGCCGCCAGTCCGTGCGCCCTCGCCATCGCCACGCCGAGTGCCGTGCTGAGTGCCCTGGCCCGGGCCGGGCAGGGGGGCGTGCTCGTGAAGGGGGGCGGCCCGCTCGAACACCTCGGCCGACTCGGCGCCGTCGCGTTCGACAAGACGGGCACCCTCACGGAGGGGGCGCCCCGCGTCACGGACGTGCGTCCCCACAACGGAACGTCCGAAGAAGACCTTCTCCGGGCCGCCGTCGCCGCCGAACGGCTCAGCGACCACCCGCTGGCGGAGGCGGTGGTCCAGTACGGGGACGAACACCTCGAGGGCCGCCCGCCCGAAGACGCGGCGGAAATGAAGGGCATCACGGGCCGGGGCATTCGGGCCTCTGTGGGAGGGCGTCCCGTGCACGTCGGGAACGCGGCCCTTTTCGACGAGGTCGGCGGCCCACCGCCCCCGGACCCGCTCCGCGACGAGGTGGAGGCGCTGGAGGCCGATGGGCGAACGACGATGATTGTCCGTCGCGGGGACACCTACCTCGGCGTGGTGGGCCTCGCCGATGCGCCCCGTCCAGAGGCCGCGGGCGTGGTGGAGCAGCTGCGCCGCGCGGGCATCCG is part of the Salinibacter ruber DSM 13855 genome and encodes:
- a CDS encoding IS1-like element ISSru3 family transposase (programmed frameshift); this translates as MIKETYECRECGSSNIVKNGHSASGSQQYHCKDCGAHKVLDPEPRGYSEEEKEKILRAYRERGSKRAISRIFGISRNTLTRWLKKGRESDSVAEGLRPAEEGDVLELDECWTYVRERANKRWLWVALCRRTRQVVAFVIGDRSARTCARLWSRIPEEYRQGRSFSDFWKSYRPVFAGDPSHRQVGKSSGEMAHVERFFGRLRQKLARYVRRTRAASESERMLHLTTKLFVEWYNEAIT
- a CDS encoding methyltransferase family protein yields the protein MALVAAAGLGVTLIATLGVKTISIWPPPGRQAWQYRLVWTLFAVACVGFLVVGGIDAGSLGLARWVGEAGTIILGSMLVVGGTALASYAMGRLGLRGCLGLNAELVTDGPFAVSRNPGYVGDLILIAGYVLLTDSGLAGIVGGIGAVWFLLAPLAEEPWLEEQYGESYRRYRQRCPRFLGGASVRLLSSETA
- a CDS encoding heavy metal translocating P-type ATPase, encoding MHSPSSSAVAEQVQLDLPVVLPRVPDATDACVGRLTDRLRGQPGVSRAHVVPATNGAPDRLCVHYDPDTIARSRIRRRVRSVGADLTDRYGHLSWAVEGISRPRRARTIAKRLRQINGVVEAEARAAEQVRVEYDRSSTSAEEIRDVLRSMNVRPQGDRLAAQGLAAEAGRGDREEEHDHDHGGIFGEKTELIVAVAAGVCVALGVGLSVVGGTPGWVPWGLYVGAYALGGYHTVREAVETLRAGEFEVDFLMLVAAGGAAVLGKWLEGAFLLFLFSLGHALEHYAMRRARRAIESLADLAPDTALVRRDGEEREVSVDQLRVGDTVIVKPNERIPADGFVTQGESAVNQAPVTGESVPVDKTPVETPAAVRDPTTLDAAHRVYAGTINGSGVLEVRVTKRAGESTLSRVVQMVTEAEAEKSPTERFTDRFERVFVPAVLGLVGLLLFAWVPLGEPVADSFYRAMAVLVAASPCALAIATPSAVLSALARAGQGGVLVKGGGPLEHLGRLGAVAFDKTGTLTEGAPRVTDVRPHNGTSEEDLLRAAVAAERLSDHPLAEAVVQYGDEHLEGRPPEDAAEMKGITGRGIRASVGGRPVHVGNAALFDEVGGPPPPDPLRDEVEALEADGRTTMIVRRGDTYLGVVGLADAPRPEAAGVVEQLRRAGIRRMVMLSGDNQRVVDAAAERLGLDEARGDLLPSDKVDTVRALRQDEDVAMVGDGVNDAPAMANATVGVAMGAAGSDAALETADVALMADDLSQLPFAVGLSRQTRRVITQNLWIALGMVAVLVPATIAGLSIGPAVVLHEGSTLLVVGNALRLLRYDT